Proteins encoded together in one Labilibaculum sp. DW002 window:
- a CDS encoding ABC-F family ATP-binding cassette domain-containing protein — translation MISYLQVENLTKSYGDLTLFEEISFGVGQGQKIALIAKNGTGKTSLLNIIAGKDSQDSGEISFRSDLKIAYLEQNPDLNHSNTVLNEVFNSTDPVLSVIRDYERIINEDDQEAMAEILEKMDLHKAWDYEVKVKQILSKLKITNFDQPISQLSGGQKKRVGMAKVLITDPDFLILDEPTNHLDLEMIEWLEEYLKKSKGTLLMVTHDRYFLDRVCNEIIEMDSNSIHSYKGNYTYYLEKREERILNQNAEAGKAKSLLKTEQEWMRRMPQARATKAKSRIDAFYELKKKAQQGYWEDKMDIDIKSARLGKKILEFDNLYKSFGDLKILEDFSYKFQRGEKIGIIGKNGTGKSTFLNIITQNIEADSGNIEIGETVVYGYYKQDGIKINENQKIIEVIKEIAESIDLGNGKEMSASQFLEYFLFPTKTQYNLVSKLSGGEKRRLYLMTVLMKNPNFLILDEPTNDLDIMTLNVLEDYLMNFKGCLIIVSHDRYFMDKVVEHMFVFEGQGKIRNFPGNYTIYRDSVDQELKQQKKSEKQIKPKKEKPKQEQSKKLSFNEKREFEQLEVDIETLTSEKEEIETAMSSGSLSNDELMEKASRIEQVIELIDEKEFRWLELSERA, via the coding sequence ATGATATCATATTTACAGGTTGAAAACCTTACCAAGAGTTACGGAGATCTTACACTATTTGAAGAAATTAGCTTCGGCGTAGGACAGGGGCAAAAGATTGCTCTGATTGCAAAAAATGGAACAGGGAAAACTTCGCTTTTAAATATCATCGCAGGAAAAGATAGTCAAGATAGTGGAGAAATCTCATTCCGAAGTGATTTGAAAATCGCTTATTTGGAGCAAAATCCTGATTTAAACCACAGCAACACTGTTCTTAACGAAGTTTTTAACTCCACAGACCCTGTTCTTTCGGTAATTCGTGACTACGAACGAATTATCAATGAAGATGATCAGGAGGCAATGGCTGAAATTCTTGAAAAGATGGATTTGCATAAGGCCTGGGATTACGAAGTGAAGGTGAAACAGATTCTTTCGAAATTGAAGATTACCAATTTTGACCAGCCCATATCGCAATTATCCGGAGGCCAGAAAAAGCGTGTTGGTATGGCTAAAGTATTAATTACTGACCCTGATTTCTTGATTTTGGACGAGCCAACTAACCACTTGGATTTGGAAATGATTGAATGGCTTGAAGAGTATCTGAAAAAATCGAAAGGAACCCTTTTAATGGTGACTCACGATAGATATTTTTTAGATCGGGTTTGTAATGAGATTATTGAAATGGATTCTAACAGTATCCATTCCTACAAAGGGAATTACACGTATTATCTTGAAAAACGAGAAGAAAGAATTCTGAATCAGAATGCCGAAGCTGGTAAGGCTAAGAGTCTTTTGAAAACAGAGCAGGAATGGATGCGTCGTATGCCTCAGGCTCGTGCAACAAAGGCTAAATCGAGAATTGATGCTTTTTATGAATTGAAGAAAAAAGCGCAACAAGGCTACTGGGAAGATAAAATGGATATTGATATCAAATCAGCTCGACTGGGTAAAAAAATCTTAGAATTTGATAACCTGTACAAGAGCTTTGGTGATTTAAAAATATTGGAAGATTTCTCCTATAAATTTCAAAGAGGAGAGAAAATCGGGATTATTGGGAAGAATGGAACAGGAAAATCGACTTTCTTAAATATCATTACCCAAAATATTGAAGCTGATTCGGGAAATATAGAAATTGGTGAAACGGTTGTTTATGGCTATTATAAGCAAGATGGTATCAAGATAAACGAGAATCAGAAGATTATTGAAGTCATAAAGGAAATTGCTGAGAGTATCGATTTAGGTAATGGCAAAGAGATGTCAGCTTCTCAGTTTCTGGAATACTTCTTGTTTCCAACGAAGACTCAGTACAATTTAGTCTCTAAATTGAGTGGGGGAGAAAAACGCCGTTTATACTTGATGACGGTTTTGATGAAAAATCCAAATTTCCTGATACTTGATGAGCCAACCAATGATTTGGATATTATGACTCTGAATGTATTGGAGGATTATCTGATGAACTTCAAAGGTTGTTTGATTATTGTATCTCACGACCGTTACTTTATGGATAAGGTAGTTGAGCATATGTTTGTGTTCGAAGGACAAGGAAAAATCAGAAACTTCCCAGGTAATTACACCATTTATCGAGATTCTGTTGATCAGGAATTAAAGCAACAGAAAAAAAGCGAAAAGCAGATAAAGCCTAAAAAGGAAAAGCCAAAACAGGAACAATCTAAAAAATTATCCTTTAACGAAAAAAGGGAATTTGAGCAACTTGAAGTTGATATCGAAACCTTAACATCCGAAAAGGAAGAAATTGAAACAGCAATGAGTTCTGGTAGCCTTTCCAATGATGAATTGATGGAAAAAGCTAGTCGCATAGAACAAGTTATAGAATTAATAGATGAAAAAGAATTTCGTTGGTTAGAACTTAGCGAACGTGCCTAA
- the nth gene encoding endonuclease III, with protein MRKKERFEKVIAWFQENMPIAETELHYTNPYELLVAVILSAQCTDKRVNMMTPALFEKYPTAFDLSHATQEDIFNFIRSCSYPNNKAKHLLGMAKMLVEEFKEEVPDDIKELQKLPGVGRKTANVIASVVYDKPAMAVDTHVFRVSARMGLTTNSKTPLETEKQLMKYIPEEYVATAHHWLILHGRYVCIARKPKCKTCKITEYCKYFEKEEKKNKKGSI; from the coding sequence ATGCGAAAGAAAGAACGTTTTGAGAAAGTCATAGCTTGGTTCCAGGAAAATATGCCAATTGCAGAAACCGAGCTTCATTATACCAACCCATACGAATTACTAGTAGCCGTTATTTTATCAGCACAATGCACCGATAAGCGTGTAAATATGATGACTCCTGCTCTTTTTGAGAAATATCCTACAGCATTCGATTTATCTCATGCCACACAGGAAGATATTTTCAACTTTATTCGTTCATGCTCTTATCCTAACAATAAAGCTAAACACCTGCTTGGGATGGCTAAAATGCTGGTCGAAGAGTTTAAGGAAGAAGTGCCTGACGATATTAAAGAACTTCAAAAACTACCTGGTGTAGGTCGAAAAACTGCCAATGTGATTGCCTCTGTCGTATATGACAAGCCAGCTATGGCTGTAGACACGCACGTTTTTAGAGTATCGGCCCGAATGGGTTTAACAACCAACTCTAAAACGCCTTTGGAAACCGAAAAGCAACTAATGAAGTACATTCCTGAAGAATATGTTGCAACAGCCCATCATTGGCTGATACTGCATGGTCGTTATGTTTGTATTGCCAGAAAACCAAAGTGTAAAACATGCAAGATTACCGAATACTGTAAGTATTTTGAAAAGGAAGAAAAGAAAAACAAAAAAGGCTCAATTTGA
- the zupT gene encoding zinc transporter ZupT: protein MEFEFNTVAIAFGMTLFAGLATGIGSAIAFFAKRTNTKFLALSLGFSAGVMIYVSLVEIFPKANSALVEQHGTVAGSWYTVLSFFGGILLIAIIDKMIPSFENPHEVKKIEDLDDKKPVDKKLMRMGMFSALAIAIHNFPEGLATFAAALADPTIAIPIAVAIAIHNVPEGIAVSVPIYYATGSRKKAFLYSFLSGLAEPVGALIGFVLIYSFLGLNNTVFGVLFGGVAGIMVFISLDELLPTAEEYGEHHIAIYGLIAGMAVMAVSLLLFL from the coding sequence ATGGAATTTGAATTTAATACAGTTGCAATTGCTTTTGGGATGACCTTATTTGCGGGTCTTGCTACCGGAATTGGTAGCGCAATCGCTTTTTTTGCAAAACGAACAAATACAAAATTTCTAGCCTTGTCTTTAGGATTCTCAGCAGGTGTAATGATTTATGTATCCTTAGTTGAAATATTCCCAAAGGCAAATTCTGCATTAGTTGAGCAACATGGTACGGTTGCTGGATCGTGGTATACCGTTTTGTCTTTCTTCGGAGGGATCTTATTAATCGCCATAATCGATAAGATGATTCCTTCTTTCGAGAACCCTCATGAAGTGAAAAAAATTGAAGATCTTGATGATAAAAAACCTGTAGACAAAAAATTGATGAGAATGGGCATGTTCTCTGCCCTTGCAATTGCCATTCACAATTTCCCTGAAGGTTTAGCAACATTTGCTGCAGCTTTAGCTGATCCTACAATCGCTATTCCAATTGCTGTTGCAATCGCAATACACAATGTTCCTGAAGGAATCGCAGTTTCTGTTCCAATTTACTACGCAACAGGTAGTCGAAAGAAAGCATTTTTATATTCTTTTCTTTCTGGATTAGCTGAGCCTGTTGGTGCCTTAATTGGTTTTGTATTAATCTACTCTTTTCTTGGCTTAAACAATACTGTTTTTGGAGTCTTATTTGGAGGTGTAGCAGGAATTATGGTTTTCATCTCACTAGATGAACTTTTACCAACTGCCGAAGAATATGGTGAACATCACATTGCCATTTACGGATTAATTGCTGGCATGGCAGTTATGGCAGTAAGCTTACTCTTATTCCTATAA
- a CDS encoding DUF362 domain-containing protein — protein sequence MAYVISDDCTACGSCINECPVDAISEGDIYVIDPDTCIDCAACAEVCPVEAISEGD from the coding sequence ATGGCTTATGTTATTTCAGATGATTGCACTGCTTGCGGTTCTTGTATTAATGAATGCCCCGTAGATGCAATTTCGGAAGGTGATATTTATGTAATTGATCCGGATACATGTATTGATTGTGCTGCTTGTGCTGAAGTTTGTCCGGTAGAAGCGATATCGGAAGGAGATTAA
- a CDS encoding SusC/RagA family TonB-linked outer membrane protein, giving the protein MKKMILVVCVFILTFQIVNAQTKQITGTVTSADDGLGMPGVSVSIKNTTQGTSTDIDGKYSLDAQSTDILLFSFVGMVPQEIPVGNQAVIDVVMETQSIGMEEVVVTAFGIERVAESVGYSVALVDEEELLDNAEPDILRSMTGKIPGVTIGSATGAPGAASKINIRGATSFTGDNQPLFVIDGVPYSNDNIATTDSDASIVGGQFASGISSVDPNDIKNIQVLKGGAASALYGSRAANGVVLITTKSGASKIGGVKKGFGINITSSYGFEEIKSNLPDYQNKYGAGTNFEYANFNGSWGAAFNTRDSIPTPGNLTTNFPDQFGDNIAYVPRPNNVKDLFDTGIIRENSINITHGGETSTFNLTMSEVDQKGYIPHSGFDRKSFALGGTAKLSEKLTVGGNMSFSHVDQDGPLFGNNQISGGASSFARALWPARHWNWTEWPYENANGEPVIPNGGYDHPLWSWKHNTNNQTIDRTVLGMNTSYEIFPWLTAGINAGYNKSLQEQQTVTDIGSRGAEGLGEIRENTYVTERMESTFTLSLNKDLNEDFNIQATAGFNLSQNDVSVYRITGTEIINPGIYNLRNTKSQSVIDDYTTRDRIMGVFAQATLGYRDYLYLTLNGRNDWNSALYLPKGGVGKETTNFFYPGATLAYVFTNQFDLSDTPIDFGKLRLGWSKVGGVGALGAYDNNAVFITDPSAFGVNLIRNSISLSNPVLSPEFTTEFEIGGEFRFLEGRITLDATYYDRTTTDILVPLTVPRSTGFQTYFTNIGEMTNNGVEIGLGLTPIRMNNGFSWEIFSSFTTNKNEVTKIIEGIDQYAINVNEVAFVKKGEPLGVFVGSSNYRDDNGNLLIDRTTGQLIRDNEEKVIGDPNIDFRLGITNTFKYKGLSLRVFFDWREGGDVFSNTIASLLGRGVTRDTEDRENGNYIIPGVYGDPNTGQPIVDGSGNAIPNTTGVNMNNLFFGESFAINSSDEMKIYDGTTYRLRELSLNYTLPSKWLEKTFITRASVGFTGNNLWFHAPNIPKYTNFDPEVSSFGASNVQGIEQTAAPNPRRYMFNVKFSF; this is encoded by the coding sequence ATGAAAAAAATGATTTTAGTAGTTTGTGTTTTCATCTTAACTTTTCAAATAGTTAATGCACAAACAAAGCAAATAACCGGTACAGTTACTAGTGCCGATGATGGCCTAGGAATGCCAGGCGTTTCTGTCTCAATAAAAAATACGACGCAAGGTACGAGTACGGATATTGATGGAAAATACTCGTTGGATGCTCAATCAACAGATATCCTTCTTTTTAGTTTTGTTGGGATGGTTCCTCAGGAAATACCGGTTGGAAATCAAGCGGTTATAGATGTTGTGATGGAAACGCAATCTATCGGTATGGAGGAGGTTGTTGTAACAGCATTTGGTATTGAGCGAGTAGCAGAATCAGTTGGATACTCGGTGGCACTGGTAGACGAAGAAGAGCTGCTTGACAATGCAGAACCAGATATACTTCGTTCTATGACTGGGAAAATCCCTGGGGTGACCATTGGATCAGCTACAGGAGCACCAGGAGCAGCAAGTAAAATTAACATTAGAGGTGCTACCTCATTCACAGGAGATAATCAGCCTTTGTTTGTGATTGATGGGGTTCCTTACTCTAATGACAATATTGCAACTACTGATAGTGATGCAAGTATCGTTGGAGGTCAATTTGCTTCGGGTATTTCATCTGTAGATCCTAACGATATCAAAAATATTCAGGTACTTAAAGGTGGTGCAGCATCGGCTCTTTATGGATCACGTGCTGCAAATGGAGTAGTATTAATCACTACAAAATCTGGTGCCTCAAAAATTGGAGGTGTAAAGAAAGGATTTGGTATTAATATTACTTCTTCTTATGGATTTGAAGAGATTAAAAGTAATCTTCCTGATTATCAGAACAAGTATGGAGCTGGAACTAATTTCGAATACGCTAATTTCAATGGTTCGTGGGGAGCTGCCTTTAATACGAGAGATTCTATCCCAACGCCTGGGAATTTAACAACAAATTTTCCTGATCAGTTTGGAGATAATATTGCCTATGTTCCTCGTCCAAATAATGTTAAAGATTTATTTGATACTGGTATTATTCGTGAAAACTCTATTAATATTACTCACGGAGGAGAAACCTCAACATTTAATCTTACAATGTCCGAAGTAGACCAAAAAGGTTATATTCCACACAGTGGGTTTGATAGAAAATCATTTGCTCTGGGAGGAACAGCTAAGTTATCAGAAAAATTGACTGTTGGAGGAAATATGAGTTTCTCTCATGTTGATCAAGATGGTCCATTGTTTGGTAATAACCAAATAAGCGGAGGAGCCTCTTCGTTTGCACGTGCACTTTGGCCAGCGCGTCACTGGAACTGGACAGAATGGCCTTACGAAAATGCTAATGGTGAACCTGTTATTCCTAATGGTGGTTATGACCACCCACTATGGTCATGGAAGCACAATACGAATAATCAGACTATTGATCGTACAGTGCTAGGTATGAATACCTCATATGAGATTTTTCCTTGGTTAACTGCAGGTATAAATGCTGGTTATAACAAGAGTCTTCAGGAGCAACAAACAGTTACGGATATTGGATCACGCGGTGCAGAAGGTCTGGGAGAAATTAGAGAAAATACTTATGTTACGGAAAGAATGGAGTCTACATTTACTTTATCTCTGAATAAAGACTTAAACGAAGACTTTAATATTCAGGCAACAGCAGGATTCAACCTAAGTCAGAATGATGTCAGTGTGTATAGAATAACAGGAACAGAAATTATCAATCCTGGAATTTATAATTTGAGAAACACCAAAAGTCAGTCCGTAATTGATGACTATACAACACGAGATAGGATCATGGGTGTATTTGCACAAGCTACTCTTGGATATAGGGATTACCTATACTTAACTTTAAATGGTAGAAATGACTGGAATTCTGCGCTTTATCTTCCTAAAGGAGGCGTGGGAAAAGAAACAACTAATTTCTTCTATCCGGGAGCTACACTTGCATATGTATTTACAAACCAATTTGATTTGAGTGATACACCTATCGATTTTGGTAAATTGCGTTTGGGTTGGTCAAAAGTAGGTGGAGTTGGTGCATTAGGTGCATATGACAACAATGCTGTATTTATAACTGATCCTTCTGCATTTGGAGTTAATCTTATAAGAAACTCTATTAGTTTAAGTAACCCAGTCTTGTCTCCTGAATTTACAACAGAATTTGAAATAGGTGGTGAATTTAGGTTTCTGGAAGGTCGCATTACTTTAGATGCTACCTATTATGACCGAACGACAACAGATATATTGGTGCCTTTAACTGTTCCAAGATCTACAGGATTTCAGACATATTTTACCAATATCGGAGAAATGACAAATAACGGTGTTGAAATAGGTCTTGGATTAACTCCTATAAGAATGAATAATGGTTTTTCTTGGGAAATCTTTTCTTCATTTACTACAAACAAAAATGAAGTAACAAAGATTATCGAAGGTATTGACCAATATGCCATTAATGTTAATGAGGTTGCTTTTGTGAAAAAAGGAGAACCGCTAGGTGTTTTTGTAGGAAGTTCAAATTACAGAGACGATAATGGCAACTTACTAATCGACAGGACCACGGGACAATTAATTAGAGATAATGAGGAAAAAGTGATAGGAGATCCTAATATTGACTTCAGACTTGGTATAACAAACACATTTAAATACAAAGGATTGTCCTTACGTGTATTCTTTGATTGGAGAGAGGGAGGAGACGTATTCTCTAACACCATAGCTTCTTTATTAGGCCGTGGGGTAACAAGAGATACTGAAGATAGAGAAAATGGAAATTATATTATTCCTGGAGTATATGGAGATCCTAATACAGGCCAACCAATCGTGGATGGAAGTGGAAATGCGATCCCAAACACTACAGGTGTAAATATGAACAATTTGTTCTTTGGTGAGTCTTTTGCTATTAATTCTTCTGATGAAATGAAAATTTATGATGGAACAACTTACAGGTTACGTGAACTAAGTTTAAACTACACTCTTCCTAGTAAGTGGTTGGAAAAGACATTTATAACTAGAGCATCTGTAGGATTTACGGGTAATAATCTGTGGTTTCATGCTCCTAATATTCCTAAATACACCAATTTTGATCCGGAAGTATCAAGTTTTGGAGCTTCTAATGTACAGGGAATTGAGCAAACTGCTGCGCCAAATCCAAGAAGATATATGTTTAACGTGAAGTTCTCTTTCTAA
- a CDS encoding SusD/RagB family nutrient-binding outer membrane lipoprotein: MKINKNIIILCICGALLGVTGCNEYLDVNTDPNNPTVAPLNQLTSKIQKDAADTYNSGDFWMANFLGVFTHQIVVREESDQYGLSTGSNFISNSWSNLYLTNTNLNSLISTATDQGNMIYAGIGKIIQVDAFTKAVDIWGDMPYLEANKLGESIIAPTFDDQIEIYTSLFALLDEAIANLNDETAENLQTPGDDDLIYGGDVDLWIKAANTLKLKMYNNVRLYPALFDATAVNSLISEGNLISSLGEDFEFKYSSALAPVDERHPLFAAEYGGGQITQYISPWLYEIMMGVNPTPYFTSVEDPRIPYYWFNQLTGGELAQNPIDYHDPNTDFVSIRFGSIGDGRDSGQRGSGTMVGMYICGGRYDDGEGSPDGDLGSSDGTGVAPFQYINYYERLFIEAELIQAGVVTGDASAKLREAITAAFAKVDDIAENNQSTQTIPVLSGTTEVTAYIDNVITLFDAATADQRMEIIMTQKWIASFGKFADQYNDIRRTGYPVLANPNGTNEYQINAGQNSDGALGDPLLDSETTLGRDYPLSIYWPASEINTNSNAPDQKQQATYSIFWDN; the protein is encoded by the coding sequence ATGAAAATAAATAAAAATATAATTATACTATGTATTTGTGGGGCGTTATTAGGAGTGACTGGTTGTAATGAATACCTTGATGTTAATACAGATCCTAATAATCCTACAGTTGCACCTTTGAATCAGCTGACTTCTAAAATTCAGAAAGATGCTGCGGATACCTATAACTCAGGAGATTTTTGGATGGCTAATTTCCTTGGAGTTTTTACGCACCAAATAGTGGTTAGGGAAGAATCAGATCAATATGGTTTATCGACTGGAAGTAATTTTATTTCAAATTCTTGGTCGAATTTATACCTAACCAATACCAATTTGAACAGCTTAATAAGTACTGCTACAGATCAAGGAAACATGATCTATGCTGGGATAGGAAAAATTATTCAAGTAGATGCTTTCACCAAGGCTGTTGACATATGGGGAGATATGCCTTATTTAGAAGCTAATAAATTAGGTGAATCTATAATAGCTCCCACTTTTGATGATCAGATTGAAATTTACACATCCTTATTTGCGCTGTTGGATGAAGCTATTGCAAATTTGAACGATGAAACAGCCGAGAATTTGCAAACTCCTGGAGATGATGATTTGATCTATGGAGGAGATGTTGATTTGTGGATAAAAGCAGCTAATACACTAAAATTAAAAATGTACAACAATGTTCGCCTTTATCCTGCATTGTTTGATGCGACTGCTGTGAATTCGCTTATCTCAGAAGGAAATCTAATAAGTAGCTTAGGCGAAGATTTTGAGTTTAAATACTCATCTGCACTAGCTCCAGTAGACGAAAGACATCCTTTGTTTGCTGCAGAATATGGAGGTGGCCAGATAACTCAGTATATAAGTCCTTGGCTCTACGAGATTATGATGGGTGTGAATCCAACTCCTTATTTTACCAGTGTTGAAGATCCTCGGATACCTTATTATTGGTTTAATCAATTGACTGGAGGAGAATTAGCTCAGAATCCGATTGATTATCACGATCCTAATACCGATTTTGTTTCAATACGATTTGGTTCTATTGGAGATGGTCGTGATAGCGGACAAAGAGGATCAGGAACAATGGTAGGTATGTATATTTGCGGTGGACGATATGATGACGGAGAGGGAAGCCCAGACGGAGACTTAGGTTCTAGTGATGGTACAGGAGTTGCTCCTTTCCAATATATAAATTATTACGAACGCTTATTTATTGAAGCCGAATTGATACAAGCAGGCGTTGTTACAGGTGATGCTAGTGCTAAACTACGAGAAGCTATAACAGCAGCTTTTGCCAAAGTAGATGATATAGCTGAAAACAATCAATCAACTCAGACTATTCCTGTATTATCTGGTACTACAGAGGTAACAGCTTACATTGATAATGTTATTACTTTATTTGATGCTGCAACAGCGGATCAAAGAATGGAAATCATAATGACTCAGAAGTGGATTGCCAGTTTTGGGAAATTTGCAGATCAGTACAATGATATCAGAAGAACAGGATACCCTGTTTTGGCTAATCCTAATGGTACAAATGAATACCAAATTAATGCAGGACAAAACTCTGATGGTGCACTAGGTGATCCATTACTTGATTCCGAAACAACTTTGGGGCGAGATTATCCTCTTTCTATTTATTGGCCTGCAAGTGAGATCAATACAAACTCAAATGCGCCTGATCAGAAACAACAAGCGACTTATTCAATTTTTTGGGATAATTAA
- a CDS encoding YfcC family protein, translating to MFKKVPHTYVIVFAIVVLSAILTWIIPGGEYDRTVVNVNGTDRSVIVQDSYHQVDNSGQSWEVFASFFKGFVDKADIIMFILIIGGAFWIMNASKSIDVGIYSFLEFTKKLEKNKLIRKIGVNNIILTLIMLIFSIFGATFGMSEETIAFVIIFVPMAIKMGYDSIVGVAICFVAAGLGFAGALLNPFTIGIAQGLSNLPLFSGIEYRLFCWFVINIIGIAFILRYAAKVRKNPESSLVYTDDSYWRKHHASDIENIEYYTPASAWVTYIIILVSMIGFSYYYPVSTLKIGNSETTFMVLPIITGLFALFGFMSLRKSVHFFILNLLLFTIIYLIVGVMGYGWYIMEISTLFFAMGIFSGIAFSNTANEITKLFLAGVNDIMSAALIVGLAGGILIVLEEGQIIDSILYYISQSMNDFGKIASVGMMYVIQNFINVIIPSGSAKAALTMPMMSQFSDLIGVSRQATVMAFQFGDGFTNMITPTSGVLIGVLGVAKIPYDKWVKWLGKFMVVLIILGFLLLIPTVTMELNGF from the coding sequence ATGTTTAAGAAAGTACCTCACACTTACGTTATTGTATTTGCAATAGTCGTTTTATCAGCCATTTTAACTTGGATTATCCCAGGTGGAGAATACGACAGAACTGTTGTAAATGTTAACGGCACCGACCGTTCTGTTATTGTTCAAGATTCCTATCACCAGGTTGATAATAGTGGGCAAAGCTGGGAAGTTTTTGCTTCATTTTTCAAAGGCTTTGTAGATAAAGCTGATATCATCATGTTTATTCTCATTATTGGTGGTGCTTTTTGGATTATGAATGCCAGTAAATCGATTGATGTGGGGATATATTCCTTTCTCGAATTCACAAAAAAACTGGAGAAAAACAAACTCATACGGAAAATTGGTGTCAACAATATCATTCTAACTCTCATCATGCTCATATTCTCGATCTTTGGGGCCACCTTCGGAATGAGTGAAGAGACCATAGCCTTTGTTATTATTTTTGTGCCAATGGCTATTAAGATGGGATACGATTCGATTGTAGGTGTTGCAATCTGTTTTGTAGCTGCAGGCCTTGGTTTCGCTGGAGCATTGCTGAATCCATTTACAATTGGTATTGCACAAGGTTTATCGAACTTGCCTTTATTCTCAGGAATTGAGTATCGCCTATTTTGCTGGTTTGTAATCAATATTATCGGAATCGCTTTTATCCTTAGGTATGCAGCTAAGGTTCGTAAGAATCCTGAAAGCTCATTGGTTTACACCGATGATAGTTACTGGAGAAAACACCATGCTTCGGATATTGAGAACATCGAATATTATACACCTGCTTCTGCTTGGGTAACCTATATTATCATCTTAGTTTCCATGATTGGATTTTCATACTACTATCCTGTGAGTACACTTAAAATCGGAAACTCCGAAACCACATTTATGGTATTGCCAATAATTACAGGCTTGTTTGCCTTATTCGGATTTATGTCTTTGCGTAAATCAGTTCACTTCTTTATTCTCAACCTTCTTTTGTTCACCATCATTTATCTAATTGTTGGTGTAATGGGCTATGGCTGGTATATCATGGAGATTTCTACTTTATTCTTTGCAATGGGTATTTTCTCTGGTATTGCATTCAGCAATACCGCAAATGAAATCACCAAATTGTTCCTTGCAGGGGTAAACGATATCATGTCTGCGGCTCTTATTGTTGGTTTAGCTGGTGGTATTCTAATTGTACTTGAAGAAGGACAAATTATTGACTCTATCCTATATTATATTTCACAATCGATGAACGATTTTGGTAAGATTGCTTCGGTTGGTATGATGTATGTGATTCAAAACTTTATCAACGTGATTATCCCTTCAGGATCTGCTAAAGCTGCTTTGACCATGCCGATGATGTCTCAGTTCTCTGATTTGATTGGCGTATCACGTCAGGCAACTGTAATGGCTTTCCAATTTGGTGATGGTTTCACAAATATGATAACACCAACCTCTGGTGTTTTAATCGGTGTACTTGGTGTTGCCAAAATCCCTTACGACAAATGGGTTAAATGGCTTGGGAAGTTTATGGTGGTGCTTATTATATTAGGCTTCCTACTTCTTATTCCAACAGTAACTATGGAGTTGAATGGGTTTTAA